The Musa acuminata AAA Group cultivar baxijiao chromosome BXJ1-3, Cavendish_Baxijiao_AAA, whole genome shotgun sequence genome window below encodes:
- the LOC103978694 gene encoding molybdate transporter 1-like, with protein sequence MATNAANPCDGETVEDKPDRGIPATILAAARANLLFRSRWAEVNGALGDLGTYIPIIMALALAKDLDLGTTLVFTGVYNIITGVIYGVPMPVQPMKSIAAVAISTSSFGVPEIMAAGICTSAVVFLLGATRLMELAYKFIPLPVVRGIQLAQGLSFAMTAVKYVRYDQDLAKGKASSDRRWMGLDGLVLAIAATVFVVIVNGAGEAAEQGREEQVIHEQGGGRRRAKSWRKVIFSVPSAVVVFVIGIILAIIREPGVVKELKAGPSRIHVVKISKHAWKEGFIKGAVPQLPLSVLNSVIAVCKLTTDLFPDKVASATSVSITVGLMNLVGCWFGAMPCCHGAGGLAGQYKFGGRSGACVALLGLAKLAVGLVLGESLLRLLVEFPVGLLGVLLLFAGVELAMAARDMSSKAESFVMLICAAVSLVGSSAALGFVCGIVVHVLVVLRRLLTTDRNM encoded by the coding sequence ATGGCCACCAACGCGGCCAACCCCTGCGATGGCGAAACCGTCGAGGACAAGCCGGACCGCGGTATCCCCGCGACGATCCTCGCTGCGGCCCGCGCCAACCTTCTCTTCCGGTCGAGGTGGGCGGAGGTCAACGGCGCCTTGGGTGACCTGGGCACCTACATCCCCATCATCATGGCCCTGGCGCTCGCCAAGGACCTCGACCTCGGCACCACCCTCGTCTTCACCGGCGTCTACAACATTATCACCGGCGTCATCTACGGCGTGCCCATGCCTGTCCAGCCCATGAAGTCCATCGCGGCCGTGGCCATCTCCACCTCGAGCTTCGGCGTGCCGGAGATCATGGCCGCCGGAATATGCACCTCCGCGGTGGTGTTTTTGCTGGGTGCAACTCGTCTCATGGAGCTTGCGTACAAGTTCATCCCCCTCCCCGTCGTTCGCGGCATTCAGCTGGCTCAAGGCCTGTCCTTCGCGATGACCGCCGTCAAGTACGTCAGGTACGACCAGGATCTCGCCAAAGGCAAGGCTTCCAGCGACAGGCGTTGGATGGGCCTCGACGGCTTGGTCTTGGCCATAGCGGCCACCGTGTTCGTTGTGATCGTCAACGGTGCTGGTGAGGCAGCAGAACAGGGTCGGGAGGAGCAAGTCATCCATGAACAAGGCGGGGGACGAAGAAGAGCCAAGTCTTGGAGGAAAGTGATCTTCTCTGTTCCTTCAGCTGTGGTTGTCTTCGTGATCGGCATAATCTTAGCTATAATAAGGGAGCCCGGCGTGGTGAAAGAGTTGAAAGCAGGTCCATCGCGCATCCACGTAGTGAAGATCTCCAAGCACGCATGGAAGGAAGGATTCATCAAGGGCGCAGTGCCGCAGCTACCGCTGTCGGTGCTCAACTCCGTGATCGCGGTGTGCAAGCTGACGACCGACTTGTTCCCCGACAAGGTCGCATCGGCGACGTCGGTGTCGATCACGGTAGGGCTGATGAACCTGGTGGGCTGCTGGTTCGGGGCGATGCCGTGCTGCCACGGCGCGGGGGGACTGGCGGGGCAGTACAAGTTCGGCGGGCGGTCCGGCGCGTGCGTGGCTCTGCTGGGTTTGGCGAAGCTGGCGGTGGGGCTGGTGCTGGGGGAGTCGCTGCTGAGGCTGCTGGTGGAGTTCCCGGTGGGGCTGCTGGGCGTACTGCTGCTGTTCGCCGGGGTGGAATTGGCCATGGCGGCGAGGGACATGTCGAGCAAGGCGGAGTCGTTCGTGATGCTCATCTGCGCCGCGGTGTCGCTGGTTGGCTCCAGCGCTGCGCTCGGGTTCGTGTGCGGCATAGTGGTGCACGTGTTGGTCGTGCTGAGAAGGCTGCTGACGACTGATCGTAACATGTGA
- the LOC135632619 gene encoding cocosin 1-like, with translation MADKTEAEGNGASAADTTTTHEDGLIDFPFKLESQCLLLPHYADCSKVGYVLEGRAVVGLILPGETKERAVLIKKGDVITVPKETYTWWYNDGDTDFSIIYLGDGAAGLTQGLITYFLVAGQAAVYNGLSTDFLAKACGVSQEAAAKFFSSQAGIQIIKPEKKLCVKTHDRDRHGIVLHEDSARFSNNVPCGGHVVSMTKDNLAALEGRFRFSINITKLEPNAMRVPGFSPAIQLVYITRGSGQVQISGVNGATIMDKEVAAGCVFVVQKFYVMAAVAGSEGLEWFSIITSERPIFHPVVGKTSPLSLTNADVLEASLGVTSDLLKLVRAHGNSHDVIVAAPK, from the exons ATGGCGGACAAGACAGAGGCCGAAGGCAATGGTGCATCTGCTGCTGACACTACCACCACCCATGAGGATGGTCTCATCGACTTCCCCTTCAAGCTGGAATCACAGTGTCTGCTGTTGCCGCACTATGCCGACTGCTCCAAAGTTGGCTATGTTCTCGAAG GAAGAGCTGTGGTTGGGCTGATACTGCCGGGGGAGACCAAAGAAAGGGCGGTGCTGATCAAGAAAGGAGATGTGATCACCGTGCCCAAAGAAACCTACACATGGTGGTACAACGACGGGGACACCGACTTCTCCATCATATACCTGGGCGACGGCGCCGCCGGTCTCACCCAGGGCTTGATCACCTACTTCTTAGTTGCAGGCCAAGCGGCGGTCTACAATGGCTTGTCCACGGACTTCCTCGCCAAGGCCTGCGGAGTGAGCCAAGAAGCCGCGGCCAAGTTCTTCTCGAGCCAGGCCGGCATCCAGATCATCAAACCGGAGAAGAAGCTGTGCGTCAAGACTCACGACCGCGACCGCCACGGGATCGTCCTGCACGAGGACAGCGCCCGGTTCAGCAACAACGTCCCCTGCGGCGGCCACGTCGTGTCGATGACCAAGGACAACCTCGCCGCCCTGGAAGGGCGGTTCAGGTTCTCCATCAACATCACCAAGCTCGAGCCCAACGCCATGCGCGTCCCGGGGTTCTCCCCCGCCATCCAGCTCGTGTACATCACCAGAGGCAGCGGACAAGTTCAGATCAGCGGAGTCAACGGCGCCACCATCATGGACAAGGAGGTGGCAGCAGGATGCGTGTTCGTGGTGCAGAAGTTCTACGTGATGGCGGCGGTCGCGGGCAGCGAGGGGTTGGAGTGGTTCTCCATCATCACCAGTGAGAG GCCCATCTTCCACCCGGTGGTGGGGAAGACGTCGCCGCTGAGCCTCACAAACGCCGACGTCCTCGAAGCATCTCTGGGCGTGACCTCGGACTTGCTGAAGCTCGTGAGGGCACACGGCAACTCGCATGATGTTATCGTAGCTGCGCCAAAATAA
- the LOC135580978 gene encoding protein trichome birefringence-like 12, whose translation MAHHLHRNTSPPPYFLRFPSPALRLSLLLIITLALLYAASVFLLHPSSFSRRLLPPPSPCGAAAADLSAGRWARDSPRPLYDGSCPFHRNAWNCLRNGREGMDSINSWVWLPDRCGGQPIPRIDPAAFLGSMKGRKIGFVGDSLNENFLVALLCTLRSADGGAKKWKRKGAWRGGYFPKFDVVVAYHRAVLLAKYTWQPVDNSAHLGQDGVKGTYKVDIDVPADDWANVTKFYDVLLFNTGHWWGTDKFPNETPLVFYQGGKPLDPPLGIIDGLEVVLNSMISYIEKEVPEKTLKFWRTQSPRHFFGGEWDHNGSCLFGEPLKETELDSWFDTKRKGVNKEAREVNSLIQQALLGTNIRSLDLTHMSEFRADAHPAIWLGKKDAVAIWGQDCMHWCLPGLPDTWVDILAAQTIYNLELG comes from the exons ATGGCTCATCACCTCCACCGGAACACATCGCCACCGCCCTATTTCCTTCGTTTCCCCTCGCCGGCGCTCCGCCTCTCCCTCCTCCTTATCATCACTCTCGCCCTCCTCTACGCCGCCTCCGTCTTTCTCCTCCACCCTTCCTCTTTCTCTCGACGCCTCCTCCCCCCTCCGTCTCCATGCGGCGCGGCCGCCGCCGACCTCTCCGCCGGCAGATGGGCCCGCGACAGCCCGCGGCCCCTCTACGACGGTTCCTGCCCTTTCCACCGCAACGCCTGGAACTGCCTCCGCAACGGACGCGAGGGCATGGATTCCATCAACTCCTGGGTTTGGCTCCCCGACCGCTGTGGTGGGCAGCCGATCCCACGGATCGACCCAGCGGCGTTCCTCGGCTCGATGAAAGGGCGAAAGATCGGGTTCGTTGGCGATTCGCTGAACGAGAACTTCTTGGTTGCGTTATTATGCACGCTGAGGTCGGCGGATGGTGGGGCGAAGAAGTGGAAGCGGAAAGGGGCGTGGCGGGGTGGCTACTTCCCCAAGTTTGATGTTGTCGTGGCTTATCACCGCGCGGTGCTGCTCGCGAAGTACAC GTGGCAGCCTGTGGATAACTCAGCTCATCTTGGTCAAGATGGAGTGAAGGGGACCTATAAAGTTGATATTGATGTTCCAGCTGATGACTGGGCTAATGTCACAAAGTTCTATGATGTCCTGTTATTCAATACTGGGCATTG GTGGGGCACTGATAAATTCCCAAATGAGACACCACTTGTTTTTTATCAGGGAGGAAAACCATTAGACCCTCCACTTGGAATCATAGACGGACTCGAGGTAGTTCTGAATAGTATGATCTCCTACATTGAAAAAGAAGTCCCTGAAAAGACCCTCAAGTTTTGGCGTACTCAGTCACCGAGGCACTTCTTTGGTGGGGAATGGGATCACAATGGCAGTTGCTTGTTCGGTGAGCCTCTGAAAGAGACCGAG CTCGATTCATGGTTTGACACCAAACGTAAGGGAGTCAATAAGGAAGCAAGGGAAGTAAACTCTCTGATTCAACAAGCATTGCTAGGTACAAACATAAGGTCACTAGACCTGACTCATATGAGTGAGTTCAGAGCAGATGCACATCCAGCAATCTGGTTGGGCAAGAAGGACGCTGTGGCAATCTGGGGCCAGGACTGCATGCATTGGTGCCTTCCGGGCCTTCCGGATACTTGGGTCGATATCTTGGCTGCCCAGACCATATACAACTTAGAACTGGGCTGA